The Clostridium aceticum genomic interval CAGAGGGAGTAAAAATCGCTGACGATGTCTATAAAAAAGTAGAAAAAGTACTTTCAGAATAATTAAAAAGCGACAATATTAGGTAAAGGGAAAACACCTGTTAACATATAAGTTTAAGTAGCGAAGGCTATCAACATATAGCAAGATGTTTAAAATATATAAAAATTAATAGGGGGTTTGAAAATGGGACAAGTAATAAAGGGGAAACCAGTTGCTGATAAGATCAGTGAAGACTTGGTAGTTGAGATTGAAGGATTAAAAGGTAAAGGCATTCAACCTAAGCTAGCTATCGTACGTGTTGGTGCTAGATCAGACGATTTAGCTTATGAAAAAGGTGCTCTTAGCAAATGTAAAAAAGTAGGCGTTGAAACAGAAGTTTTTGAATTAGCAGAAGATATTACTCAAGACGACTTTGTAAAAGAATTGAAAAAATTAAATGAAGACAAGGCTGTTAATGGAATACTAATTTTTAGACCATTGCCAAAGCAACTAGATGAAAGCGTTATCAAATATGTTATTGCTCCAGAAAAAGACGTAGACTGCTTTAGCCCAGTAAATGTTGGAAAGATGACAGAAGGAGACAAAACAGGATTCCCACCATGTACACCAACAGCAGTAATGGAAATTCTAAAGTTCTATGAAGTAGAATTACAGGGCAAAGACTGTGCTGTTATCGGGGCTTCTATGGTTGTTGGTAAGCCTACAGCCTTATTGTTATTAAACGAAAATGCTACTATTTCAGTATGCCACATCTTTACAAAAGACTCAGCTAAAGTAGCTAGTCAAGCAGAAGTTGTAGTAGTTGGTGTAGGTGTGCCAAGACTAGTAAAAGAAAACTGGATTGCTAATGGTGCAGTAGTAATTGACGTTGGTATCAACGTAGATGCAGAAGGTAATATGTGTGGAGACGTAGATTTTGACAATGTTCAAGAAAAAGCAGCTATGATTACACCAGTACCAGGCGGAGTAGGTTCTGTTACTACATCTATTTTAGCGAAGCATGTAGTAAAAGCCTGCAAGCAACAAAACAATTTATAGGTAAGTACTTAGTTAACTTATTGTACCAGTTTTAAGTTAAAGATGCTTTTAACTGGTGCGCTAAGTTAATAGGGTAACTTTGTTGAACTAAGGGGGAATAAAAAATGATTATTTCACAAAAAAAGCCTTTTGAAGAAGTTCTAAAGTTTCTAAAGGATAGTAAAAAGGTAGTTGTAACAGGTTGTTCTGAATGTGCTACCGTTTGTAAAGTTGGTGGCGAAGAGGAATTACAAGCTATGAAGGAACTATTAGAAACAGAAGGCAAAGAAGTGTTAGCTTCAATCGTTCTTGAACCAGCCTGTAACTTATTAAATACAAAAAAAGATCTTAAAAAATTAAAAGATGAGCTAAGTAGTGCTGATGCTGTACTTTCTTTATCATGTGGTGACGGTACACAAACAGTTGCAAAGGTTGTTAAGAGTGCAGTATATCCTGGTACAGATACAATGTTTATCGGTGAAATAGAAAGAATCGGACAATTTGAAGAAGCCTGTAGAGCCTGTGGTGAGTGTGAACTTGGATGGACAGCATCTATTTGTCCTATAACAAAGTGTGCTAAAGGTTTAATCAACGGACCATGTGGTGGTGCGAAAAATAAAAAGTGCGAAGTTAGCAGTGACAATGATTGTGCATGGCTTTTAATCTTTGAAAAGTTAAAAGAAAGTGGACAATTAGCAAACATGATGGAATTAAGAGAACCTAAAGATTTTGCAAAGGGCAATAGTCCAAGAAGAATTAATTTAAAAGATCAAAGTAAAGAAACTGTTGAAGCTTAGTTTGATAAAGGGGGTATTATAATGAGCTTATTAAGAAATGCAATTGAAAATGGAGAGTTTGCAGTTACGGCGGAAATGGCTCCTCCTAAAGGAACGGATTTTCATCATTTAATGGAGTGTGCCAGAGCCATTAAAGGAAGAGTTCATGGTGTTAACGTAACAGATTTCCAATCAGCTGTTATGAGAGCTACATCTTTAGCTACTTGTAAACTATTAAAAGACGAAGGTTTAGAGCCTGTTTTGCAAATGACCGGTAGAGACAGAAATAGAATTGCTATTCAAGGTGAGTTTTTATCTGCTGCTGTATTTGGAATTCCAAACGTGCTAGCACTTACAGGAGACCATACAGTAGTGGGAGATCATCCAGGTGCTAAGCCAGTATATGACTTAGACAGTGTTGGTATTCTACAAGCTGCAACAACTATGATCGGCGGAAAAGATATGGTGGGCAATGATATAGAAGGAGGAGTAGACTTCTTATTAGGAGCCTGTGTAACTCCAAGATTTGATCCTTTGGAAGCACAAATCCTTAAAATGGAAAAGAAAGTAAAAGCAGGAGCAAAATTCTTCCAAACACAAGCTGTGTTTGATATGGATACTATGAGAGAATTTAGAGAAAAAACAAAGCATATCAATGCAAAAGTATTAGCAGGTATTATTCCTCTAAAATCTGCTCCTATGGCAAAATTCATGAACAATAATGTTCCTGGAATCTTTGTTCCAGATGAATTAATTGAAAGAATGAAAAACACAGAAAAAGACTTAAGAGTACAAGAAGGTATTAAAATAGCTGGAGAATTTATCAGACAGCTAAGAGAAGAAAACCTATGTGATGGGGTACACATCATGGCTATTGGTGCCGAAGAAAATGTACCTGCAATTCTAGACGCAGCTGGTTTATAGTTTGCAAAAGGGGGGTTGAACGTGAAGGTAGTTGTAATTGGAGGCGGTCCAGGGGGATACGTAGCAGCCATCAAAGCAGCGATGCTGGGAGCGGATGTAACTATAGTTGAAAAAAAGAGAGTTGGAGGAACCTGTCTTAACGTAGGTTGTATACCAACCAAAGCCTTACTAGCTTGTTCTGATATGCTTGAAGGTGTTAGAGAAGCGAAAGACTATGGTGTAAATGTTAATGGTAGTATTGAAGCGGATTTCCAGTATATGATGAAAAGAAAAGATAAAATTGTAGATCAACTAGTTAAGGGTATAGAGTTTTTATTTGATAAAAAAGGTGCCAAGCTGATCAGCGGCTTTGGAAAGTTAATCGATAAAAACAAAGTAGAAGTTGAGAAGGAAGATGGTTCTAAGGAAGTAATTGAAGCAGATAAAATTATTTTAGCTACTGGTTCAGTTCCGATTGTTCCTCCGATTTTCCCTTACGATGGTAAGAAGATCATTACTAGTGATGAAGCTCTTTATTTAGAAGAAGCACCTGAATCTTTGATGATTTTAGGTGGGGGTGTTATTGGCTGTGAGTTTGGACAGTTTTTTAGTAAAATAGGCACAAAAGTAACCATTGTTGAAATGGCTGATCAGTTATTACCTTTTGAGGATAAAGATGTAGCAAAACAGTTGGAAAGATCCTTCAAAAAAGATAAAATAAAGATGATGACTGGACAAAAGATTGAAAAGTGTGAAGTGCAAGGAGACAAAGTTGTTGCCTACTTAGAAGGCGGCAAAGAGTTAGAGGCAGATGCAATGTTGGTGTCTGTAGGTAGAAAACCTTACTTAGACAACCTAGGCCTTGAAAATGTTGGTATCAACGTGGAAAGAGGAAAAATTGTTGTAAATGATAAGATGGAGACAAACGTCGAAGGTATTTATGCCATAGGTGACATTGTTGACACACCTTTCCTTGCCCATGTTGCATCTAAAGAAGGTATGGTAGCAGCAGAAAATGCTTTAGGTAAAAACAAAACAGTAAGTTATAGAGCTGTTCCTAGATGTATTTATACTTCACCAGAGGTAGCTGCTGTTGGTATCACTGAAAAAGATGCTGATGCTAAGGGAATAGCATATCATGTAGGTAAATTTGACTTTAGAGGACTTGGAAAAGCTCAAGCTATGGGTCACTTCCAAGGATTTATTAAAGTGCTAGCTGATGCTGAAGATAGAATTATCGGTGCATCAATTGTAGGCCCGCATGCTACTGACCTTTTGGCTGAATTAAGCTTAGCTGTTGAGTTAGGTTTAACTGCTGAGCAAGTAGGAGATGTTATTCATCCGCATCCAACATTATCTGAAGGTATTATGGAAGCATTGCATGATGTACACAAAGCCTGCGTTCACTCTGTATAAGGGATAGGGTTCTATTAAAAAGCCCTGTCCCATTAGGGGAAGCTTTTGTCAACAACAAACAGGAGGTAGATACTATATGGGATACACTATAGCTGTAGCAGGTAAAGGCGGCACTGGAAAAACGTCACTGACAGGGCTTTTAATAGACTACTTAGTAAAAAAAGGAGAAAAGCCTATCTTAGCTGTAGATGCTGATGCTAATTCAAACTTAAATGAAGTATTGGGTGAAGAAATTGAATTTACTATAGGTGAAATAAGAGAAGAAGTTAGCAAAAGAGAAAATACTGGGAATAGTTTTCCTGGTGGCATGACAAAGGCTCAGTATCTAAAATATCGATTGAATGGTGCATTAATTGAAGGTAGAGGATATGATCTTATCGTTATGGGTAGGTCAGAAGGCCAAGGATGCTATTGCTATGTAAATGGCATGCTTAGGGAACAAATTGATTCCTTATCCGATA includes:
- a CDS encoding methylenetetrahydrofolate reductase, translating into MSLLRNAIENGEFAVTAEMAPPKGTDFHHLMECARAIKGRVHGVNVTDFQSAVMRATSLATCKLLKDEGLEPVLQMTGRDRNRIAIQGEFLSAAVFGIPNVLALTGDHTVVGDHPGAKPVYDLDSVGILQAATTMIGGKDMVGNDIEGGVDFLLGACVTPRFDPLEAQILKMEKKVKAGAKFFQTQAVFDMDTMREFREKTKHINAKVLAGIIPLKSAPMAKFMNNNVPGIFVPDELIERMKNTEKDLRVQEGIKIAGEFIRQLREENLCDGVHIMAIGAEENVPAILDAAGL
- the lpdA gene encoding dihydrolipoyl dehydrogenase; the protein is MKVVVIGGGPGGYVAAIKAAMLGADVTIVEKKRVGGTCLNVGCIPTKALLACSDMLEGVREAKDYGVNVNGSIEADFQYMMKRKDKIVDQLVKGIEFLFDKKGAKLISGFGKLIDKNKVEVEKEDGSKEVIEADKIILATGSVPIVPPIFPYDGKKIITSDEALYLEEAPESLMILGGGVIGCEFGQFFSKIGTKVTIVEMADQLLPFEDKDVAKQLERSFKKDKIKMMTGQKIEKCEVQGDKVVAYLEGGKELEADAMLVSVGRKPYLDNLGLENVGINVERGKIVVNDKMETNVEGIYAIGDIVDTPFLAHVASKEGMVAAENALGKNKTVSYRAVPRCIYTSPEVAAVGITEKDADAKGIAYHVGKFDFRGLGKAQAMGHFQGFIKVLADAEDRIIGASIVGPHATDLLAELSLAVELGLTAEQVGDVIHPHPTLSEGIMEALHDVHKACVHSV
- a CDS encoding methylenetetrahydrofolate reductase C-terminal domain-containing protein gives rise to the protein MIISQKKPFEEVLKFLKDSKKVVVTGCSECATVCKVGGEEELQAMKELLETEGKEVLASIVLEPACNLLNTKKDLKKLKDELSSADAVLSLSCGDGTQTVAKVVKSAVYPGTDTMFIGEIERIGQFEEACRACGECELGWTASICPITKCAKGLINGPCGGAKNKKCEVSSDNDCAWLLIFEKLKESGQLANMMELREPKDFAKGNSPRRINLKDQSKETVEA
- a CDS encoding AAA family ATPase gives rise to the protein MGYTIAVAGKGGTGKTSLTGLLIDYLVKKGEKPILAVDADANSNLNEVLGEEIEFTIGEIREEVSKRENTGNSFPGGMTKAQYLKYRLNGALIEGRGYDLIVMGRSEGQGCYCYVNGMLREQIDSLSDSYKYLVIDNEAGMEHLSRKTTKHIDTLLLVSDSSKRGIQAVGRINQLVKELGLSVQNIHLIVNRVANGELKEDTKQEIEKQGLSLLGVVPLDQQVYEYDAQGIPLVNLPEDSISKTALRNILSKIQF
- a CDS encoding bifunctional 5,10-methylenetetrahydrofolate dehydrogenase/5,10-methenyltetrahydrofolate cyclohydrolase codes for the protein MGQVIKGKPVADKISEDLVVEIEGLKGKGIQPKLAIVRVGARSDDLAYEKGALSKCKKVGVETEVFELAEDITQDDFVKELKKLNEDKAVNGILIFRPLPKQLDESVIKYVIAPEKDVDCFSPVNVGKMTEGDKTGFPPCTPTAVMEILKFYEVELQGKDCAVIGASMVVGKPTALLLLNENATISVCHIFTKDSAKVASQAEVVVVGVGVPRLVKENWIANGAVVIDVGINVDAEGNMCGDVDFDNVQEKAAMITPVPGGVGSVTTSILAKHVVKACKQQNNL